From Alienimonas californiensis, a single genomic window includes:
- the tssH gene encoding type VI secretion system ATPase TssH — MDVDLKSLIAKLNAPCRGALESAAGLCLSRTNYHVEPEHWLFRLLDLSDGDLPRILRHYGVEPSRVEVSLSNSLDRLKTGNGRAPTLSPRVVDLAREAWVLASVQYGAPAVRSGHILLAALTDRELSRLLLDAAPQLSSVSAEGLKSQLEEICDGSAEDVAPAAVASFGEGGGSGSKAGGRKGSAGTESLDKYTVDLTARARAGEIDPVLGRDAEIRQIIDVLMRRRQNNPILTGEAGVGKTAVVEGFALRIAVGDVPEPLKNVVLRTLDLGLLQAGAGMKGEFENRLRGVIDEVKSSPIPVILFVDEAHTLIGAGGQAGQGDAANLLKPALARGELRTVAATTWAEYKKYFEKDAAMARRFQVVKVEEPDEERAIQMMEGLAATLQAHHGLEILQEAVEDSVRLSHRYIPGRQLPDKSVSLLDTAAAKVALGNGATPAAVEDARRRVQMLDTKIRLLTREAASGGDHADRLVELEADKAEGEANRARLEAKWELEQGLVDQIREIRRTLGADALRPQTAAAGDGAEEGAEASEPLSKADREKLVDDLETLNEELKSAQGEEPLMQPCVDSAAVAAVVSSWTGIPVGRMLTDEIKKVAELESHMRERVVGQDHALNQIAKRIQTARAGLTDPRRPIGVFLLVGPSGVGKTETALTLAEILYGGERNVVTINMSEYQESHTVSGLKGSPPGYVGYGEGGVLTEAVRRRPYSVVLLDELEKAHTDVHELFYQVFDKGTLEDGEGRVIDFKNTVILCTSNAASDRIQALTADPDTRPEPDALAEAIQPGLLESFAPAFLGRMTVVPYFSLSDEVLRSIIGLNIGKIRDRLALNHGATLEVTDAVVEAILDRCRSVETGARNVDHILTGSVLPAVSKEILGRMAAEEEIERVKVDVGDGGAFVYEIA, encoded by the coding sequence GTGGACGTCGATCTCAAGTCGCTCATCGCGAAGCTCAACGCCCCCTGTCGCGGCGCGTTGGAGTCCGCCGCGGGGCTGTGCCTCTCGCGGACGAACTACCACGTCGAGCCGGAGCACTGGCTGTTCCGCCTGCTCGACCTGTCCGACGGCGACCTGCCCCGCATCCTGCGGCACTACGGCGTGGAGCCCTCCCGGGTGGAGGTCAGCCTCTCCAACAGCCTGGACCGACTGAAGACCGGCAACGGCCGGGCGCCGACCCTCTCCCCGCGGGTCGTCGATCTCGCCCGGGAGGCGTGGGTGCTGGCCAGCGTGCAGTACGGCGCCCCGGCGGTGCGCAGCGGCCACATCCTGCTGGCCGCCCTGACCGACCGGGAACTGTCCCGGCTGCTCCTCGACGCCGCCCCGCAGCTGTCGTCGGTCTCCGCGGAGGGCCTGAAGAGCCAGTTGGAAGAGATCTGCGACGGCTCCGCCGAGGACGTCGCTCCCGCCGCGGTGGCGAGCTTCGGCGAGGGCGGCGGGTCCGGATCGAAGGCCGGCGGCCGGAAGGGCTCCGCGGGCACCGAATCCCTCGATAAATACACCGTGGACCTCACCGCCCGCGCCCGGGCCGGCGAGATCGACCCGGTCCTCGGCCGCGACGCGGAGATCCGGCAGATTATCGACGTGTTGATGCGGCGTCGGCAGAACAACCCGATCCTCACCGGCGAGGCGGGCGTCGGCAAAACCGCGGTCGTGGAGGGCTTCGCCCTGCGGATCGCCGTCGGCGACGTGCCGGAGCCGCTCAAGAACGTGGTTCTCCGCACCCTCGACCTCGGCCTGTTGCAGGCCGGCGCCGGGATGAAGGGCGAGTTCGAAAACCGCCTCCGCGGCGTCATCGACGAGGTGAAGAGCAGCCCGATCCCGGTGATCCTGTTCGTGGACGAGGCCCACACCCTGATCGGCGCCGGCGGGCAGGCCGGGCAGGGCGACGCCGCGAACCTCCTCAAGCCGGCCCTGGCCCGCGGCGAATTGCGGACCGTCGCCGCGACCACCTGGGCGGAGTACAAAAAGTACTTCGAAAAGGACGCCGCCATGGCCCGGCGGTTCCAGGTGGTCAAGGTCGAGGAGCCGGACGAGGAGCGGGCGATTCAGATGATGGAGGGCCTCGCCGCCACCCTGCAGGCCCACCACGGGCTGGAGATTCTGCAGGAAGCCGTCGAGGATAGCGTGCGGCTGTCCCACCGCTATATTCCCGGCCGGCAGCTCCCGGATAAATCGGTCAGCCTGCTGGACACCGCCGCCGCCAAGGTGGCGTTGGGCAACGGGGCGACGCCCGCCGCCGTGGAGGACGCCCGCCGCCGGGTGCAGATGTTGGACACCAAGATCCGCCTGCTGACCCGGGAGGCCGCCAGCGGCGGCGACCACGCCGATCGCCTCGTCGAACTCGAAGCCGACAAGGCCGAGGGCGAAGCGAACCGCGCCCGCTTGGAGGCGAAGTGGGAACTGGAGCAGGGCCTCGTCGATCAGATCCGCGAGATCCGCCGGACCCTCGGGGCGGACGCCCTCCGCCCTCAAACCGCCGCCGCCGGCGACGGGGCGGAGGAGGGCGCCGAGGCGTCCGAACCGCTGTCGAAGGCCGACCGCGAGAAGCTGGTCGACGATCTGGAAACCCTAAACGAGGAGCTGAAAAGCGCCCAGGGCGAGGAACCGCTGATGCAGCCCTGCGTGGACAGCGCCGCGGTCGCCGCGGTGGTCTCCAGCTGGACCGGCATCCCGGTCGGCCGGATGCTGACCGACGAAATTAAAAAGGTCGCCGAGCTGGAATCCCACATGCGGGAGCGGGTCGTCGGTCAGGACCACGCCCTCAACCAAATCGCCAAGCGGATTCAGACCGCCCGGGCCGGACTGACCGACCCCCGCCGGCCGATCGGCGTGTTCCTGCTGGTCGGCCCCAGCGGCGTCGGCAAGACGGAGACCGCCCTGACCCTCGCCGAAATCCTGTACGGCGGGGAGCGGAACGTCGTCACCATCAACATGAGCGAGTATCAGGAGTCCCACACCGTCAGCGGCCTGAAGGGCTCCCCCCCGGGCTACGTCGGCTACGGCGAGGGCGGCGTGCTGACCGAGGCCGTCCGTCGCCGGCCCTATTCCGTCGTCCTGCTGGACGAGTTGGAGAAGGCCCACACGGACGTCCACGAGCTGTTCTATCAGGTGTTCGACAAGGGCACGCTGGAGGACGGCGAGGGCCGGGTGATCGACTTCAAGAACACCGTGATCCTCTGCACCAGTAACGCCGCCAGCGACCGCATCCAGGCCCTCACCGCGGACCCGGACACCCGCCCGGAGCCGGACGCCCTGGCCGAGGCGATCCAGCCCGGCCTGCTGGAATCCTTCGCCCCGGCGTTCCTGGGCCGGATGACGGTGGTGCCCTACTTCAGCCTCTCCGACGAGGTGCTGCGGAGCATCATCGGGTTGAACATCGGCAAGATCCGGGACCGTCTGGCCCTGAACCACGGGGCGACGCTGGAGGTGACGGACGCCGTCGTCGAGGCGATCCTCGACCGCTGCCGCAGCGTGGAGACCGGCGCCCGCAACGTCGACCACATACTGACCGGCAGCGTGCTGCCGGCCGTCTCCAAGGAGATCCTCGGCCGCATGGCCGCGGAGGAGGAGATCGAGCGCGTGAAGGTGGACGTCGGCGACGGCGGGGCGTTCGTCTACGAGATCGCCTGA